The genome window ATCATATTAATGTAATTCCTTTATTTTTAGTtacttgaaaatatatattatcattacTTTTTTGGAAGAATACTATAATTGCTTAAGAGTGTGTATCTAGtaaacctaataataataaattaattataaaaagagGTAAAAGTATGATAGACTCGACTAAAATAGTGCACTCAACCCCACGGCCGCAAGAAGGCGGTGATCAGAATTCTTTACCGGAACTCGAGGCATTAGTTGAAAACATGTATGAATGTGCTAAATTCATGTATGAGATTCTTGCTGGTACTCATCCAGTCATCCTGCCACCTAAGTTGATCGgataattaatttcattattgatTTGGGTGGATCAACTGTTGAAAAAATAAGATAGTttatcatataaaaaaaaaggagattAAACTACATTAAGAAATCAACAACTCAGCAATACATTCAGAGAGTTAAAAAACATGTTTAAATGAGCCACATGATTCGCTAACCTCTTGACATGGCGAACCGAAATGTTCCCAATGTCAGTAGCCAAAGAAATGCATTGCTTAACTATAAAATCAACATACACGAAAGGTCTAAAGTACGGGAATTAAAAACatgacaaaaatttaaacaatcaatttcaacaataaCATTATTGTGTTTAGTTTCTTTTAGCCAAACTAGAGCTTCTTTGACTGCTAGTGCTTCGACCAAAAAATGATCTCGGTCAAATGTTAAACGATCACACTTGACAGCCACAAACCTTTCCTGATGATCTCGGAGCATCACATCGTAACCTGCACGATCATCAAATATCATTATATGATCATTTGTTTACTATGATCATGAGTATACTTTTCAATAGTGAGAGGTAGATTTAGCTTTCTCCTAAATGAAAAAATGATTAATAAGTTTGGGTTTTGCATGAAAGTGTCAATCCAAGTAGTTTCCTTTTGTCCTCATCTCTCCTTCCTACCAACTTCTCCACTAGTGACTTGTGACCATCATTCCATACATACGACTATACGACCAAACCTTGTCATCATCCATTCAATAATTCACTCTACTTTTCTGTGTTCCAAACCTCgttttcttcaaatatttttcgcTGAAAACGATGATGCTCGTTGACTGCTCCCGCTGCCGCACCCCGTTGCAGCTCCCGCCGGGCGCCAGGACCATCCGCTGCGCAATCTGCAGCGCCGTCACGCGCGTCGCTGATCCTCTCGTcgccccgccgccgccgcctccccACCACCACTACTCTGCTCCGCCGCCCCCGTTCGCCCCCGGCCCCTCCTCCGGTCAACCCCACGGCCGCAAGAGGGCGGTGATCGTCGGGATTTCTTACCGGAACTCGAGGCACGAGCTGAAAGGGTGTCTGAATGATGCTAAATGTATGAGGTTCTTGCTGGTCAACCGATTCAAGTTCCCCCCAGACTCCATTCTCATGCTCACTGGTACAGTTTCCTTCAAATCAGAACGATTAACATTATAGTGTGATCTAATCAGTTTAGATTGTTCATAACTTATCAGCTCAAATAGAAAAAGACAGAGTCgaatttgtaactttgtaattaCCAAGTCAATAATCTGACTAATTTCTTTGAGTGATGAGGTAATAGCAGTTACTACTCAAAAGTGTGCACTTAGTAAATCTTGCCTTGTAACTCTAGCtggtcaatcattattgtgtgggtCATAATCTATATAACTGTGTGGACCGGGGTCCACAGCTGTATGGATCCCGGTAttgaccatactatcaaataatgtacatttaatatacaaataatgtacttttagtataataaaaatgtacattatattcaactaatgtacattataatattttgtataatgtatattcagtacacaaataatgtactcttagtatattaaaaatgtacattttgttatgGCAGAATCCTGCTAACCAGTTTTGGTCTTGATTCTCTTCTGGAAAGTATACTTTCAGAGGAGGAAACTGACCCTTTCAGgatcccaaccaaacacaacatCAGGATGGCAATGCACTGGCTTGTGGTGGGCTGTCAGCCAGGGGATTCTCTGGTGTTCCACTACTCAGGCCATGGATCACAGCAAAGGAACTATAACGGGGACGAAGTCGATGGCTATGACGAAACGCTTTGCCCCTTGGATTTCGAGACTCAAGGGATGATCGTCGATGATGAAATCAACGCCATGCTTGTTAGGCCTATCCCTCGCGGGGCTAAGCTTCATGCCATTGTAGATGCCTGCCATAGTGGCACCATGCTTGATCTACCCTTCCTTTGCAGGATGGACAGGTATGTCCAAAATTGAAGCGTgtactccatctcaactaaaagtctgaGCTGGtggttggattgcacatttatgtttatatattattatatgcagAAAAAAATGCTTATCTGAATCAGCATTTTTGATTTGGATATGATGCAGAAGTGGGAGGTATATGTGGGAGGATCATCGCCCTCGTTCTGGAGCCTGGAAAGGATCGAGCGGGGGAGAAGTCATATCCTTCAGTGGCTGTGATGATGATCAAACCTCTGCTGATACAGATGTAAATTAAAGCTAGCCTTACCATTACAGATTTGATCAATTCTTGAGATGAATAAAAAAGCAGATGGGGCTGAATAATGGCCTGATGTTGAGTTTTTCTTGATTGTTGCAGAGTTTATCTCAGGTTACTTCCACAGGTGCAATGACATATTCTTTCATCCAAGCAATTGAACATGGACAAGGGACAACCTACGGCAGCATTCTTAATGCAATGAGAGCCTCA of Ipomoea triloba cultivar NCNSP0323 chromosome 3, ASM357664v1 contains these proteins:
- the LOC116012402 gene encoding metacaspase-1-like, coding for MMLVDCSRCRTPLQLPPGARTIRCAICSAVTRVADPLVAPPPPPPHHHYSAPPPPFAPGPSSGQPHGRKRAVIVGISYRNSRHELKGCLNDAKCMRFLLVNRFKFPPDSILMLTEEETDPFRIPTKHNIRMAMHWLVVGCQPGDSLVFHYSGHGSQQRNYNGDEVDGYDETLCPLDFETQGMIVDDEINAMLVRPIPRGAKLHAIVDACHSGTMLDLPFLCRMDRSGRYMWEDHRPRSGAWKGSSGGEVISFSGCDDDQTSADTDSLSQVTSTGAMTYSFIQAIEHGQGTTYGSILNAMRASIRSSDNGLGGSAGSLVTSLLTMLVTGGSGGIGMRQEPQLTANEQFDVYTKPFSL